The nucleotide sequence GCAAGAGGGAGAAGAAATCCAAGCATGGCAGCAGTCTCAGTGAGCACCTCCACAGCACCCAGTACATCGCCGGTTACCCCTCCAAGTCGCTTTTTGCTGACCAGCATCAGGAAGAAACAAACGAGGAGTGTAGCAAGGAACGAAGATACAGCATTCAACGCATACTCACTCGAAAAAATAAACAACAGGGCTAGAGCGATTATTATCTGCAGGAGAGGAAGGACAAGATGGTAAGGTTTTGCTGCACGTACCAGGCGGGAGGCTGTCCCCTCTCCTTCCCTTGCATAGTTCATCAAGGAGGCTGCTATGACCTGGTTCAGTCTTCCTAGAACCGGTACCAGCATCAATGCCAAAGGAATATCGGCGAGTTGCTGCAAGGCAGCGTATTGTATCAAGAGCACACAGAACAGGGTAATCAGGGCAAAGGCTCCGCTGTGGCTGTCCTTCATGATGGCCAAGCTACGTTCCTTGTCCCATCCTCCTCCAAGCCCATCTGCAAAGTCACAGAGTCCATCGAGGTGGAAGCCCCGTGAAAGGTAGGCAGAGAGTGCAATAATGAGCGCTGAGCGAATCTGGGGTGAAAAAGGAAGCAGGGAGACCGCTACGAAGAAAAGACCAAAGAGAACCCCGATAAAAGGGAACCAAAACAGTATTCTTTGCTCCTTCTCCAAGGCCCGATAAGGAAGAGGGAACCGTGTAAGCGTACGCAGGGCACCACCAAGACCGAGTGTGATCACAAGACTTTTCCCTTAAGGGCAAGGGGTAGGCCTGCAACCATCAAAATTACATTTGTGGAAATCTCTGCTAGGTCCTGATTCATCCATCCACTCAGGTCCCTGAAGGAACGACTCTCTGCATCTGCAGGAATAAGCCCAAGGCCTGTTTCATTGGTAATAAGGAGAATCTCACAAGGGGGGTGCTTGAGAACCTCATAGAGAGCATCTTCCTCAGGAAATCTTTCCTCGGGAATTCCTTTATGATAAAGCAGGTTTCCCAACCAAACAGTAAGACAGTCAACAATACATACCTCGACTGATGGGGGAAGATCCTGTATGGCTTTCGCTAGGTCAAGGGGTTCCTCAACGGTAATAAATCGATCAGCGCGATCCTTCTGATGTGCAGCAATCCGTGCCTTCATCTCCTCATCAATCGGTTCAGCGGTAGCAATATAGGCGCGTGACTGGGTACCGTCACATACTCCCAGGGCATAATCCTGGGCATAGGAACTCTTTCCACTTCTTCCTCCGCCGATTACCAGTGTAACCCCACTCTTGATCTTTGTGTGGATTCTCATGGACCCGGCGGTGGAGACCATCGTGCCTTTTGCAGGCCTAAGCGGATATCCCTTTACAAGAGTCTTCTTCATGTCAATGGTTGCCATATATACCTCCCCAGTCTTTTCCCATCATATCATGGCTTTTCTCCAAGAGGGAGAGGGAAGCGTTCAACTCTGCCTCAGAAAATACTTCCAAGGTGAGTACCCTCTCTCTGTTGTCTTTTTTGGTTTGTTTGGATAAGGCAGAGAGGAACTGGCGTATCTGTGTAGGGTCTCCCTTATCCAGACCCAGATGATCCTTACCGTCATGAACGCCGTGAAGGTGTGCAATGCGGGTTCTTGGTAAGAGCAAGCCCAGATTATCCTGCATGGGGTACCCCATCAGCCAGATATGTCCGATATCGAGCGTAACAGAGAGATCATAGCGCTCCACCAGCGGATACACATGCGAGAATGGATAACTCAAGGTCTCAACACAAAACATCCTTCGCATAGCCTCATACTTCGATATCATCATCTCAAGACTCATATCAAGACATGTTGTCCAACGCTCTACTTCCTCGGAGGGCACCGGTCCATAGGACTCTGGGGTGAGGTGCAATACATAACCAAAAGGCTCAAGAGGCTCAGTAAGGGAGATGATCCTCTCAACGGTTCGCATGAATCTCGTTCGCTCATCCAGATCGGCTGAACCGGGATAGATATCCAAGGGGAAATGCACGGTGTAGCTTAAACCGTGTGATTCACCCAATCGGGCAAGTTCCCTGATGGTTTTCTCATCAGGCAGATTGCTCATTTCTTCACTTTCAAAGAGTACCAGCTCAATATCATCCACCTTGTCTGCAAGATACCGCACATTTGGCAGAATATCATCTGGGATGATGTAGCTTGTTGTTCCAAGTCGCATATGCTTCATACCAGCCCCATTGACTGTAACAGCTTCGTGCTATCTGTTACCTGCGCATCAGAGAAGCTGGTCATATCGGTAAGCAGATGGCTAGCCAGACGTACCAGGGGCCAAGCCGCCAATGCGCCGGTCCCCTCCCCGAGTTGCATCTGTAGGTCCAAAAGAGGCTGGCCACAACCAAGCGCCTCCAGCATTCTTCTATGCCCCTGCATGCCTGATTGATGGCAGGGGATGAGGTATTCATGGATATGCTCATCCATGGCCAGTGCTACCAACGCCGCACTGGTTACCACAAACCCATCAAGCAGAATAGGGAGGGAATCCTCAGCTGCTTCCAGCATTCCACCACAGATGGCAGCAATTTCATACCCTCCAAGATTGCAGAGCACAGTAAGAGGATCTCTCTCGGGATGCAGGACCAAGGCTTGTTCAATGACTGCAATCTTATGTTGAAGCTCGGCATCACTGAGACCCGATCCTTTTCCTGATATCGCCGAAACTGGAAGATTGGTAAGGGCAGCAGCTACAGCCGAAGCACTGGTGGTATTCCCCACCCCCATCTCTCCAAATGCAATCGCCTGAGCCCCTGTCTTTATTGCCACTCTAACCCTATTTCTCCCGGCTTCCATCGCCTGCAGGCATTGCTCACGTTCCATAGCAGGTCCTTGCAAGAAATTTCTTGTCCCATACCCAATTTTGCAATCGATGACTGCATCATGTTCAGCAAATGTATGGTTAACCCCAACATCAATTACTGAAAGCGTTGCATGGTTCAAGGACGCAAACAAACTGCATGCACCGCCACCGGAGGCAAAATTACAGCACTGCTGATAGGTAATTTGCTGAGGACTATGGGTTACACCCTCCACCACCACCCCATGGTCGGCTGCAAACAGCAAGAGAGAAAGGGAATCAAGAGGGCCCTCCTTGATAAGCGCCAGTTTGAGCGCAAGGGATGCGAGTTTCCCGAGACTGTTTGGGGGCATTGCCTTTGCAAGCAACTGGGTTTCATAAACCGCTTGCCGGCTGTAGTCGATTGCTTTGATTGACATGAGCTTATTGTAGAGGAGGAAGCTCTGGCGTTACAAGGCAGAAACCGATACAATACGTCTATGAATCAGGCACTTTATCTCTTCCTCGACATGATGACCGGTATGATCATCTCCATCATGGTGGTTTCCAACACCCTCCTGGGACAGGCTACCACCATGGGTGTCTCATTAATCGTCAATCATATGATTGGATTGGTCATCCTCTCCCTTATCCTGTTCCTTGGCAGGAAGAAGCAAGCCATCAATGGCCCAGGAAGAAAAGTCCCCTGGTATCTCATGTTCAATGGCCTGTTCGGTCTCGCCATTTTGAACCTGAATTATACGACCGTCGTACATACCGGAGCATCGCTTGCAATGGCTTCCACCGTATTCGGGCAGAGTTTCTGTTCATTGGTTTTTGACCTCACTGGTTGGATGGGAATGCAAAAACGTAGTCTTAACCGAACAAAGATTTTCAGTTTGAGTGTCAGTGCTATGGGAATCATCATCATGGCGAGCGGAGGTACAGCGAACTTTGCTTTGCTGTATGTTATGCTAGGCATCCTTGCCGGCGCACTTACCATGACACAGATGGTACTCAACAGTACACTTGCCCTCTATGAGGGGCCTATACGTGCCTCACATAGGAATTTCATCGGCGGGCTGTTGGCAGGCTTGGTCTTCTATTTCCTGTTTCAGAAGGATGCAACAATCGTTGGCATTCAAACCATACCCCAGATTCCGCTGTTGCTTGTTTTAGGTGGAGGAATTCTGGCAGTTTTTGTCGTGGTAAGTACTAGTTATGTCATCGTGAAGATTCCTGCTGTTTACTCTGCACTCCTGCTCTCATCTGCCCAGATCCTGATGAGTCTCTTGATCGATTATCTCTTCTTTAACAGTTTCAGCCTACCACTTCTCGTAGGAGCTCTCTTGATGTTGCTAGGGATGGCAGGGAATCTGGCTGCAGACAGGAAGCCTAGGCCTTAGCTATCCGATAGGTACCTTCCATTTCCTCAACAAAGCCCTCTTTTTCCAACTGCCCAAGACAGTACAGTACACGTTCTTCTTCAAAGTGGGAGAGCAATGTGGTGATCTGTTCCTGTCCTTTTTCCCCGGTATCAGCAAGCAGATGAATCAACTGTCCACGTATCTGTCGGTTGGAGTTCTCGAATTTTGCCTGTTTTGTATAGTGGGCACTTCTCATATTGGGATTGGGAAGAAGATGTTTAAGCAAGACACCAAAATCCATCAGGGCGTAATACCACGCTTTGGGGTCCTCAACCAACTGTACTAAACGAGCAAGCAACAATTCCAAATCCTTGTCCTTCACGCCTTCCTGGTCAGGATAAAAACAGTGGAGCAAGACTCTGCGTATGTTCGTTTCAAGGTAGATGGTTCTCTCTCGGTAACTGAATGCACCAATGGCAGCTGCGGTTGCTTTCCCTACTCCAGGCAAGGAGAGCAGTTCAGCCTGCTTCTTGGGTAGGTTCCAATCCCACTTTTCACATGCAATGGCACTCTTACGGAGATTCAGAGCCCTTCGGTTATAGCCCAATCCTTTCCAGTGGTACAGCAACTCATCCAGCGCCACCTCAGCCAAGTCTTTGAGTGTTGGCCACAGGGAGAGAAACGACTCATACTTGGGAATGACACGAATGGTTTGGGTCTGTTGAAGCATTACCTCAGAGAGCAGGATCCGATAGGGGTCGGTGGTCTCTCTCCAGACGAACTCTCTTCCATGATTTTCATAAAAGCCAAGAATTGTCTGTATGAAGGATTCATACCCTTCTTGACTATGGATGAAAGGAGGATTCAGATAGTGCGCTGCTTCTTCCGTTGAGAGTGTGGGGAAATCAATCATTTCTTGTCGCCAAAATTCTCCGGAAGGACGAAGTCACCCCTGTGGTATTCCTCATGGGCTTCCTTCTCCTGTGCTTCATGGATGTGTTCAGCGGTGGGTTGTTCTCCCCTCTTGAGCTTATCTTGCTTCCGCAGATAACGCTCCAGCGCTTTTTGCTTTGCCGTTTCCCGTTGATAGCTTTTTCCACTGCTTATCAGGATGGCAACCGGCCTGAGACTCTTGATATTTGCACAGAGAATCTGCAACACACTGGTCAGGGGTACAGAGATAAACATCCCGGGGAGTCCCCAGATGAAGCCCCAGAGAGAAAGTGAGACAAGAATAACAAAAGGCGATAGATTGAGCTGACCGCCTTGCAGGCGGGGGTCAATGATGTTCCCCAGGATCATCTGGGTGCTTATTGCAAGGATCGCCACGTAAAAGACATTGGTCCAATCGGGTGCAAACTGGATCAAGGACATAAAAATGACAATGGTTGTCACAATGACTGAACCAATGGAAGGTATGAAGTTGAATATGAATGCCAGGACTCCCCAGAGAATGGGAAGATCAAGGCCAGTGACCACTGCGGTGAGAAAGAAGAGTGCACCGGTGCATAGGCTGATTACCACTTTCAGCAACAGATATTTGGAGGTCTGGCGGGTAATGCGTTCAAACATGACAGCAACTTTCATTCCTTTGCTTCGAGGAATGGCTGCCAGCAACTTGGGAATGACGCTCTGCCGTTCCAGCAACAGGAAAAGCACAAAAATATAGACCAACAGTGCAACCTTGGTGATCGAGAGGAACTTGTTGCTGATGGAGGTCAGGCTACTGATGGCAATATTCGACCAGTTCACGGGCAGTATGGATAGGAAGGAAGCCCCTTCAGGAAGATCAATAAAGGAACTTGCCCTGCTGGTCAGCAGTCGGTCCAGTGAGACCACTTTCTCTACATAGAATGGCACGAGATCAACTAAGGTATCGACTGTGATAATGATGAACCAGCCTGTAGCAAGAAACAGGAAGAGCAACAGAGCCATAACGAAGATGACTGAGATGATTTTGGGTACATGGAGTCTATCAAGCCTACGAAGTAATGGACTGAATAACAGATAACAGAAAAACGATAGAACGAGGGGAATCATAACGTCTTTCGACATCTTTAAAGCAGCAAATACTGCCAATGTTACAATGACACCAAGGAATATTTGGATGTACTTATTTCCTGAGAACGGTTTTTCTGTCATAGGACAACTATAGACTAGCTTGGAAAAACCTGCAATATCTGTTATTACTGGTTCTATGGACCAACAAACCAATTTGGATAGGATTCAAATCGTACTGGTTGATACACAGGATGGAGCCAATATTGGCTCAACCTGTCGAGCCATGAAGACCATGGGTATTACCCATTTGGTCTTGGTGAGTGATCGTGAATACGATGAGAACCGTGTAAGAACGCTTGCATTACATGCCAGCGATGTCTGGGAGCAAGCGAAGCGATTCTCTTCACTCAAGGAGGCACTTGCAGGAAGTGTACTCAGTGTTGCCGCTACAAGAAGAAGAGGAAAGTTTCGTAAGCATAGCTCGCTCAACCCCACCCAATTGGCTGAGGTGGTACAGAAGACCGGTGACGGTCTTATCTCAATCGTCTTCGGACGAGAGTCCGACGGACTAACTGATGATGAGGTGGCCATGTGCAGTCAGGTGGTAACCATACCAACCAGCGACCAGTTTCCCTCTCTCAATCTATCTCAAGCGGTCCAAATCATCACCTACTGTCTTTACGATACCATCAAGACATACCCTGAGGGGGCAAACCCGGTAACCCAAGGACGGTGCGAGGAGGCAGCGCTTAAAGCGTGTGATGCACTCGATGAGATCGGGTACTTCAAACTAGGCCAGGAGAAACTCTGGACTTTCCGCTTCCTTCGCGATGTATTTGTACGCTCTGCTCTCACTGAAAGTGAAATACAGAAGATGGAAAAGGTCTTTGTCAAAACAGCCAGGATCAAGGCCCATAAGAACAAGGAGCAAGATGACTGATTCCTTTTTTGACCCAATGCCTCGGGTGGTAGCCCACCGAGGGGATAGTGCACACTTCCCAGAGAACACACTCAGTGCCTTCCTGAGTGCATGTACATTGGGGGTCGATGTCATCGAGACCGATGTACATCTGAGTAAGGACGGCCAGCTTGTCATCTGGCATGATGAGACCTTGGACCGCAATACCGATGGTTCCGGCCGGGTGGAGGATCATACACTAACTGAACTGAAAACTTACGATGCAGGATATACATTCACTCCAGACAACGGAGAAACATTTCCCTTCAGGGAAAAAGGTGTGCAGCTGTGTACATTAAGAGAGGCCCTGGAGGCGTGTCCAAGCCAGAGATTCAATATTGACTTAAAAAGCAAGGATCCAGCCATCGTTGACACATTCATTGAAGTGGTCCACTCAGTGCAGGCTACAAAGCGAATCGTTGCTGCTTCTTTTCACCTCTCAAATCTCAAATTACTGAGGAAGAAAGCTCCCGATATACTGACAAGTGTTACCACCTTTGAGGTGGTACCCCTCTTGGCACTCCAGAAGCTCCACTTGCTCTTTGGGAAGAAGCACTCCATTATTTTCCAGGTTCCCACCCGTCAGTGGGGCATCGAGGTAATCACTCCTTCTTTTATACAAACCATGCATAACAAGGGGAGCATCATTCAAGTCTGGACCATCAATGAAGAAGCTGAAATGAGGCGTCTCTACCAGATGGGTGTAGATTCTGTAATGACCGATAAACCAGCTTTAGCCATCAAAGTCGCTACAGAGCTGGGACTACGATAAGCAAGTTTAATAAACAACAATAAAGAGAGGTATCTTTTGGAAGCTTCCAAGGTCTACTACACAAACTTACGCTGCGACAACGGGGACTCTCGCTTGCATAAGCTCACCAGGCTGATCAAGAGAGCAGGAATAGAGAACATCGATTTCAAGAACAAATTCACTGCCATCAAGATCCATTTCGGGGAACCTGG is from uncultured Sphaerochaeta sp. and encodes:
- a CDS encoding AI-2E family transporter, whose amino-acid sequence is MTEKPFSGNKYIQIFLGVIVTLAVFAALKMSKDVMIPLVLSFFCYLLFSPLLRRLDRLHVPKIISVIFVMALLLFLFLATGWFIIITVDTLVDLVPFYVEKVVSLDRLLTSRASSFIDLPEGASFLSILPVNWSNIAISSLTSISNKFLSITKVALLVYIFVLFLLLERQSVIPKLLAAIPRSKGMKVAVMFERITRQTSKYLLLKVVISLCTGALFFLTAVVTGLDLPILWGVLAFIFNFIPSIGSVIVTTIVIFMSLIQFAPDWTNVFYVAILAISTQMILGNIIDPRLQGGQLNLSPFVILVSLSLWGFIWGLPGMFISVPLTSVLQILCANIKSLRPVAILISSGKSYQRETAKQKALERYLRKQDKLKRGEQPTAEHIHEAQEKEAHEEYHRGDFVLPENFGDKK
- a CDS encoding glycerophosphodiester phosphodiesterase, coding for MTDSFFDPMPRVVAHRGDSAHFPENTLSAFLSACTLGVDVIETDVHLSKDGQLVIWHDETLDRNTDGSGRVEDHTLTELKTYDAGYTFTPDNGETFPFREKGVQLCTLREALEACPSQRFNIDLKSKDPAIVDTFIEVVHSVQATKRIVAASFHLSNLKLLRKKAPDILTSVTTFEVVPLLALQKLHLLFGKKHSIIFQVPTRQWGIEVITPSFIQTMHNKGSIIQVWTINEEAEMRRLYQMGVDSVMTDKPALAIKVATELGLR
- the cobT gene encoding nicotinate-nucleotide--dimethylbenzimidazole phosphoribosyltransferase, with protein sequence MSIKAIDYSRQAVYETQLLAKAMPPNSLGKLASLALKLALIKEGPLDSLSLLLFAADHGVVVEGVTHSPQQITYQQCCNFASGGGACSLFASLNHATLSVIDVGVNHTFAEHDAVIDCKIGYGTRNFLQGPAMEREQCLQAMEAGRNRVRVAIKTGAQAIAFGEMGVGNTTSASAVAAALTNLPVSAISGKGSGLSDAELQHKIAVIEQALVLHPERDPLTVLCNLGGYEIAAICGGMLEAAEDSLPILLDGFVVTSAALVALAMDEHIHEYLIPCHQSGMQGHRRMLEALGCGQPLLDLQMQLGEGTGALAAWPLVRLASHLLTDMTSFSDAQVTDSTKLLQSMGLV
- the cbiR gene encoding cobamide remodeling phosphodiesterase CbiR; this translates as MKHMRLGTTSYIIPDDILPNVRYLADKVDDIELVLFESEEMSNLPDEKTIRELARLGESHGLSYTVHFPLDIYPGSADLDERTRFMRTVERIISLTEPLEPFGYVLHLTPESYGPVPSEEVERWTTCLDMSLEMMISKYEAMRRMFCVETLSYPFSHVYPLVERYDLSVTLDIGHIWLMGYPMQDNLGLLLPRTRIAHLHGVHDGKDHLGLDKGDPTQIRQFLSALSKQTKKDNRERVLTLEVFSEAELNASLSLLEKSHDMMGKDWGGIYGNH
- a CDS encoding DMT family transporter; amino-acid sequence: MNQALYLFLDMMTGMIISIMVVSNTLLGQATTMGVSLIVNHMIGLVILSLILFLGRKKQAINGPGRKVPWYLMFNGLFGLAILNLNYTTVVHTGASLAMASTVFGQSFCSLVFDLTGWMGMQKRSLNRTKIFSLSVSAMGIIIMASGGTANFALLYVMLGILAGALTMTQMVLNSTLALYEGPIRASHRNFIGGLLAGLVFYFLFQKDATIVGIQTIPQIPLLLVLGGGILAVFVVVSTSYVIVKIPAVYSALLLSSAQILMSLLIDYLFFNSFSLPLLVGALLMLLGMAGNLAADRKPRP
- the cobU gene encoding bifunctional adenosylcobinamide kinase/adenosylcobinamide-phosphate guanylyltransferase; amino-acid sequence: MATIDMKKTLVKGYPLRPAKGTMVSTAGSMRIHTKIKSGVTLVIGGGRSGKSSYAQDYALGVCDGTQSRAYIATAEPIDEEMKARIAAHQKDRADRFITVEEPLDLAKAIQDLPPSVEVCIVDCLTVWLGNLLYHKGIPEERFPEEDALYEVLKHPPCEILLITNETGLGLIPADAESRSFRDLSGWMNQDLAEISTNVILMVAGLPLALKGKVL
- a CDS encoding DNA repair protein, encoding MIDFPTLSTEEAAHYLNPPFIHSQEGYESFIQTILGFYENHGREFVWRETTDPYRILLSEVMLQQTQTIRVIPKYESFLSLWPTLKDLAEVALDELLYHWKGLGYNRRALNLRKSAIACEKWDWNLPKKQAELLSLPGVGKATAAAIGAFSYRERTIYLETNIRRVLLHCFYPDQEGVKDKDLELLLARLVQLVEDPKAWYYALMDFGVLLKHLLPNPNMRSAHYTKQAKFENSNRQIRGQLIHLLADTGEKGQEQITTLLSHFEEERVLYCLGQLEKEGFVEEMEGTYRIAKA
- a CDS encoding RNA methyltransferase is translated as MDQQTNLDRIQIVLVDTQDGANIGSTCRAMKTMGITHLVLVSDREYDENRVRTLALHASDVWEQAKRFSSLKEALAGSVLSVAATRRRGKFRKHSSLNPTQLAEVVQKTGDGLISIVFGRESDGLTDDEVAMCSQVVTIPTSDQFPSLNLSQAVQIITYCLYDTIKTYPEGANPVTQGRCEEAALKACDALDEIGYFKLGQEKLWTFRFLRDVFVRSALTESEIQKMEKVFVKTARIKAHKNKEQDD
- the cobS gene encoding adenosylcobinamide-GDP ribazoletransferase, translated to MITLGLGGALRTLTRFPLPYRALEKEQRILFWFPFIGVLFGLFFVAVSLLPFSPQIRSALIIALSAYLSRGFHLDGLCDFADGLGGGWDKERSLAIMKDSHSGAFALITLFCVLLIQYAALQQLADIPLALMLVPVLGRLNQVIAASLMNYAREGEGTASRLVRAAKPYHLVLPLLQIIIALALLFIFSSEYALNAVSSFLATLLVCFFLMLVSKKRLGGVTGDVLGAVEVLTETAAMLGFLLPLASVALPR